Part of the Elusimicrobiota bacterium genome is shown below.
TGGCGCTGGCTTCCACGATGTCGGTGGAGGTGCCTTTGCCCATGACCACCAATCCCTTGTCGGACACTTTGACCACCACGTCTCCCTGGGCGTCGGTCCCCGAGGACACCGATCGCAGGGCGTAATCGAGCAACTCCGGACGCAACCCCGTGATTTTGTCCATGGCCCGGTAGGCCGCGTCCACGGGGCCGTCCCCGCAAGCGGCTTCCTGAAACACGGCGTCTTTTTTCTTCAACCGGACGGTGGCCGTCGGAACGATCCCCGTGCCGGAGGTGGTGTTCAAATAATCCATTGAAAACACCTCCGGCGACTTGGCCCGCCCCTCTTCCTCCACCAAGGCGATCAAATCATCGTCAAAAACGTATTTTTTCTTATCGGCCAAGGTCTTGAATTTTTCAAACAGCGCTTCCAGGGCCGGCGCGGCCAGGTGGAACCCCAAATGCTTGAGACGCGTGTTGACGCCGTTGCGCCCCGACCGGGCCGTCAACAACAAAGCGCTTTCCTCCACGCCGACGTCCTCGGGGTTCATGATTTCGTAGGTGGTCCGGGATTTGATGACGCCGTCCTGGTGGATCCCGGAGGAGTGGGCGAAGGCGTTGGCCCCGACGATGGCCTTGTTCGGCTGGACCACGATTCCGGTCAGCTTGGAAATCAAGCGGCTGGTTTTGGCGATCTCGCGGGTGCGCACTCCGGTCGTGACGTTGAACAAGTCTTTCCGGGTCCGAAGCGCCATCACGATCTCTTCCAGCGAGGCGTTCCCCGCCCGCTCCCCGATGCCGTTGACGGTGCATTCCACCTGCCGCGCGCCGTTTTGAACGGCGGCCAGGGAATTGGCCACCGCCAGGCCCAAATCGTTGTGGCAATGGACGGAGAGAACCGCGCGCCGGATGTTGGGCACCCGGGCGACGATTTGTCCGATGCGCGCCCCCCAATCCGAGGGGATTCCGTAGCCGACGGTGTCGGGGATGTTCACGGTCGTGGCGCCGGCGTCGATGACCGCCTCCACCACCTGGCAGAGATAGTCAAAATCCGACCGGACGGCGTCTTCGGCGGAAAACTCCACGTTGTCGGTGAATTTTTTCGCGTAACGCACACAATCGACCGCCCGGTCCAACACCTGGGAACGGGTCATCTTCAATTTGCTTTCGATGTGCAGGTCGGACGTGGCGATGAAGGTGTGAATGCGCGGTTTCTTGGCCGCTTTGACCGCGCCCCAGCAGGCGTCGATGTCGCCTTTGACGCAACGGGCCAACCCCGCGATCTCGGGGCCGCGGATTTCCCGGGCGATGGTTTTCACCGCCTCGAAATCGCCGGGGCTCGACACGGGGAAACCCGCCTCGATCACGTCCACGCCCAATTCGGCCAATTGGCGGGCGGCTTGGCGCTTTTCCTCGATGTTCAAGCTGGCGCCGGGGGATTGCTCCCCGTCGCGCAGGGTGGTGTCAAAAACAACGATGCGGTCGGACTTTGGCATAAAACAGTCTCCTTAAAGGTCGGTGGCCCCGGCCCGTCGCCCTTCGCCAAAGCGAAAGGCTATTTACCGTAGTGATCGACGTGTTCTTCGGATTCCGATGCGTGGGGGGTGGAGGGTCGCCGGAGGGAGCGACCAAGGAAATAATCAACGAGGCCCCACACGATGTAGGACACGTAGAGGATGAAAATCGTGTTTTGGGGATAGACCCAAATCATGAGCACCGCCAAAATCGTCAGCACCAGGGCCCGCATGCTTCGGGGCCGAAGCAAATTCTGCGTGCGGAATTTGGCGTAACGAACGTCGGACACCATGAGGAGGGACAACAGGAGCATCACGGCCGGGACCACTTCAAAAAACACCGGCACCTGACTCATGACCAATTTGAAGCTGCGGATGGGCTTGCCCAATTCCATGACGTCGTAGAGCAGAGCGAAAATCGCCAACACGCCACCGGCCGCCGGGGTTGGCAAGCCGGTGAAAAAGGACGGCGGGGCTTCGCCCATCTGGGCTTTCAGGTTGAAGCGGGCCAAGCGCAACGCTCCGCAAATCACGAACAACAAGGCGATGGCGAACCCCCACGACCGGTTGTCTTTCAACACCAGCTCGTACATCAGAAAAGACGGGGCAATGCAGAACGTCATCCAATCGGCCAAGGAGTCCAACTCGATGCCGAAGCGGCTGGAGGTCCGCGTGAGGCGGGCCACGGCGCCGTCAAAAATGTCCAGCACGTGCCCGAACAGGATGGCCGTGGCCGCGGCGCTGAATTCGTGACCGACGGATTTGATCAACGCGAAAAAGCCCAGCGCCATGTTGCCCACGGTAAACAGCGCGGGGAGCAGATAGATGCCGCGTCGGACCGGCGGCACCGGGGCGGTCGAAGCCGGGGGCATGTTTGGATAGCCCTCCCCCCGGAGACCCAGAAGCCGGGACAGGAAGCCGAAACGGGGCCCGAGGCTCACGCGCCCACCCCGGCGGGTTCAACCGTGCGGCCGGCGTTGCCGGCCCGCTGGGCGGATCCCGCGTTCTTCCAACGTCCCACGATGGTTTGCCCCGCCGAAACCTTGTCGCCGTCTTTCACCGTTATCTCCACGTCCAAAGGTACGTACAAATTCACCTGCGATCCGTAACGAATCAGGCCGATGCGTTCCCCCGCTTCGACCGCGTCGTCGGGGCGAACCCAGCAAACGATGCGCCGGGCGATCAACCCCGCGATTTGACGAACCACCACGCGGCCCTTGGCCGATTCGATTTCGATGGCGTTCGATTCGTTGGCGAAAGCCGCCCGGGAATTCCGGGCGTCCAGGAACAACCCCGGCTGATAATGCGTTTTTGTGATCCGCCCCGCCAACGGGGCCCGCTGAACGTGCCCGTCGAAAACGGACAAGAAGATCCGAATCACGCGGCCGCGCCCGTACCCTTCGCCGTCCACGTCCGAGACCTCGGTCACCGTGCCGTCGGCCGGGGCGAGAAGGTCGGTCGTCGTCGGGATGTCGCGCT
Proteins encoded:
- a CDS encoding 2-isopropylmalate synthase, encoding MPKSDRIVVFDTTLRDGEQSPGASLNIEEKRQAARQLAELGVDVIEAGFPVSSPGDFEAVKTIAREIRGPEIAGLARCVKGDIDACWGAVKAAKKPRIHTFIATSDLHIESKLKMTRSQVLDRAVDCVRYAKKFTDNVEFSAEDAVRSDFDYLCQVVEAVIDAGATTVNIPDTVGYGIPSDWGARIGQIVARVPNIRRAVLSVHCHNDLGLAVANSLAAVQNGARQVECTVNGIGERAGNASLEEIVMALRTRKDLFNVTTGVRTREIAKTSRLISKLTGIVVQPNKAIVGANAFAHSSGIHQDGVIKSRTTYEIMNPEDVGVEESALLLTARSGRNGVNTRLKHLGFHLAAPALEALFEKFKTLADKKKYVFDDDLIALVEEEGRAKSPEVFSMDYLNTTSGTGIVPTATVRLKKKDAVFQEAACGDGPVDAAYRAMDKITGLRPELLDYALRSVSSGTDAQGDVVVKVSDKGLVVMGKGTSTDIVEASAKAYLNALNKILSARASGRAAAKKNEGM
- the pssA gene encoding CDP-diacylglycerol--serine O-phosphatidyltransferase — translated: MSLGPRFGFLSRLLGLRGEGYPNMPPASTAPVPPVRRGIYLLPALFTVGNMALGFFALIKSVGHEFSAAATAILFGHVLDIFDGAVARLTRTSSRFGIELDSLADWMTFCIAPSFLMYELVLKDNRSWGFAIALLFVICGALRLARFNLKAQMGEAPPSFFTGLPTPAAGGVLAIFALLYDVMELGKPIRSFKLVMSQVPVFFEVVPAVMLLLSLLMVSDVRYAKFRTQNLLRPRSMRALVLTILAVLMIWVYPQNTIFILYVSYIVWGLVDYFLGRSLRRPSTPHASESEEHVDHYGK
- a CDS encoding phosphatidylserine decarboxylase yields the protein MKYKSRLIPIAPDGWRFVLLFGVLGLLFLVLGAWFAKTVGVVLGLLALFSLRFFRDGERDIPTTTDLLAPADGTVTEVSDVDGEGYGRGRVIRIFLSVFDGHVQRAPLAGRITKTHYQPGLFLDARNSRAAFANESNAIEIESAKGRVVVRQIAGLIARRIVCWVRPDDAVEAGERIGLIRYGSQVNLYVPLDVEITVKDGDKVSAGQTIVGRWKNAGSAQRAGNAGRTVEPAGVGA